A single Stutzerimonas stutzeri DNA region contains:
- the prmA gene encoding 50S ribosomal protein L11 methyltransferase: protein MSWLQLRLAIAPEQAQTFEDALLGVGAVSVTFMDAEDQPIFEPDLGTTPLWSHTHLLALFEGDVDEADLLAHLHLLIDGPLPSHQLERIEDQDWERSWMDNFHPMRFGRRLWIVPSWHAAPEPDAVNLLLDPGLAFGTGTHPTTALCLEWLDAQSLDGLQVLDFGCGSGILAIAALLLGAKQALGTDIDVQALEASRDNAGRNGIDPARFPLYLPEQLPEGQSDVVVANILAGPLVALAPQISERVRPGGRLALSGILAEQAEEVRSAYAGQFDLDPTAEKDGWVRITGIRRP from the coding sequence ATGTCCTGGTTACAACTTCGTCTCGCCATCGCCCCGGAACAGGCGCAAACCTTCGAAGACGCGCTGCTGGGCGTCGGTGCCGTATCGGTCACCTTCATGGATGCCGAAGACCAGCCAATATTCGAACCCGATCTGGGTACCACACCACTGTGGTCGCACACGCACCTGCTGGCCCTGTTCGAAGGCGACGTCGACGAAGCCGACCTGCTGGCTCATCTGCATCTATTGATAGACGGCCCGCTGCCCAGTCATCAGCTGGAACGCATTGAGGACCAGGACTGGGAGCGCAGCTGGATGGACAACTTCCACCCGATGCGGTTTGGTCGGCGACTGTGGATCGTACCGAGCTGGCATGCCGCTCCCGAGCCGGACGCGGTGAACCTGCTGCTCGATCCCGGCCTTGCCTTCGGCACCGGCACCCACCCGACCACCGCGCTGTGCCTGGAGTGGCTGGATGCGCAGTCGCTGGACGGCCTACAGGTTCTGGATTTCGGTTGCGGCTCGGGCATCCTTGCCATCGCGGCGCTGCTCCTGGGCGCCAAACAGGCGCTAGGGACCGACATCGATGTACAGGCGCTCGAGGCGTCCCGCGATAACGCCGGGCGTAACGGCATCGACCCGGCGCGCTTCCCGCTGTACCTGCCCGAGCAGTTGCCGGAGGGCCAGTCCGATGTCGTCGTCGCCAATATTCTCGCCGGCCCGCTGGTGGCGCTGGCGCCGCAGATCAGCGAGCGTGTCAGGCCCGGGGGCCGGCTGGCCCTGTCCGGGATTCTCGCCGAACAGGCCGAAGAGGTTCGCAGCGCCTACGCCGGCCAGTTCGACCTCGACCCGACGGCCGAGAAGGACGGCTGGGTGCGCATCACGGGCATACGGCGCCCTTGA
- the accB gene encoding acetyl-CoA carboxylase biotin carboxyl carrier protein: MDIRKVKKLIELLEESGIDELEIHEGEESVRISRHSKQAAMQQPYYAQAPMPAPAAAPAAAAAVADVAPAQPKLNGTVVRSPMVGTFYRASSPEAANFVEVGQSVKKGDILCIVEAMKMMNHIEAETSGTIESILVENGQPVEYDQPLFTIV; the protein is encoded by the coding sequence ATGGATATTCGCAAAGTCAAGAAACTGATCGAGCTGCTGGAAGAGTCCGGTATCGACGAACTGGAAATTCACGAAGGTGAAGAGTCCGTTCGCATCAGCCGCCACAGCAAGCAGGCGGCCATGCAACAGCCCTATTACGCTCAGGCGCCCATGCCAGCCCCGGCAGCCGCTCCAGCCGCCGCAGCCGCTGTCGCCGACGTTGCGCCCGCGCAGCCGAAGCTCAATGGTACCGTGGTCCGTTCGCCGATGGTCGGAACCTTCTACCGCGCCTCTTCGCCAGAAGCGGCCAACTTCGTCGAAGTGGGTCAGAGCGTTAAGAAAGGCGACATCCTCTGCATCGTCGAAGCCATGAAGATGATGAACCACATCGAGGCCGAAACCAGCGGCACCATCGAATCCATCCTGGTGGAGAATGGTCAGCCGGTCGAGTACGACCAGCCGCTGTTCACCATCGTTTGA
- a CDS encoding Rieske (2Fe-2S) protein — protein MIALCAASEVAEGQSKGLEIQGQRLLAIRKDGALYLYENRCPHRGIPLEWRPDQFLDSSGSLIQCATHGALFLIDSGECVAGPCAGQALRALPGIERDGIIWLQNAP, from the coding sequence ATGATTGCACTGTGCGCCGCGAGCGAGGTGGCCGAAGGCCAGAGCAAGGGCCTGGAAATACAGGGTCAGCGCCTGCTCGCCATACGCAAGGACGGCGCACTGTACCTCTACGAGAACCGCTGCCCGCACCGTGGAATACCGCTGGAGTGGCGTCCCGATCAGTTTCTCGACAGCAGCGGGAGCCTGATTCAATGCGCCACGCACGGAGCGCTGTTCCTCATTGACAGCGGCGAGTGCGTGGCCGGCCCCTGCGCCGGGCAGGCCTTGCGGGCGCTGCCCGGCATCGAGCGCGACGGCATTATCTGGTTGCAAAACGCGCCATAG
- the aroQ gene encoding type II 3-dehydroquinate dehydratase, giving the protein MATFLVLHGPNLNMLGTREPGVYGAVTLAQINQDLEQRARDAGHHLLHLQSNAEYELIERIHAARSEGVDFILINPAAFTHTSVALRDALLAVSIPFIEVHLSNVHKREPFRHHSYFSDVAVGVICGLGASGYRLALEAALEQLAAS; this is encoded by the coding sequence ATGGCAACGTTTCTGGTCCTCCACGGCCCGAATCTGAATATGCTCGGCACGCGCGAGCCCGGTGTCTATGGCGCAGTAACGCTGGCGCAGATCAACCAGGATCTGGAGCAGCGAGCCCGCGATGCGGGACATCATCTGTTGCACCTGCAATCGAACGCCGAATACGAACTCATCGAACGGATTCATGCCGCGCGCAGCGAAGGCGTGGACTTCATCCTGATCAATCCCGCCGCTTTCACGCATACCAGCGTCGCGTTACGTGACGCGTTGCTGGCGGTGAGCATCCCATTCATCGAAGTGCATTTGTCGAACGTGCACAAGCGTGAACCTTTCCGCCATCACTCCTACTTCTCGGACGTTGCGGTAGGGGTGATCTGCGGCCTTGGCGCCAGCGGCTACCGCCTGGCATTGGAGGCCGCCCTGGAACAACTCGCTGCTTCCTGA
- the accC gene encoding acetyl-CoA carboxylase biotin carboxylase subunit has product MLEKVLIANRGEIALRILRACKELGIKTVAVHSTADRELMHLALADESVCIGPALATHSYLHIPAIIAAAEVTGATAIHPGYGFLAENADFAEQVEKSGFAFVGPRAETIRLMGDKVSAKDAMKKAGVPTVPGSDGPLPEDEKAALAIAREVGYPVIIKAAGGGGGRGMRVVYEEADLIKSAKLTRTEAGAAFGNPMVYLEKFLGNPRHVEVQVLSDGQGNAIHLGDRDCSLQRRHQKVLEEAPAPYIDEKARAEVLKRCTDACVEIGYRGAGTFEFLYEDGRFYFIEMNTRVQVEHPVTEMVTGVDIVKEMLSIAAGNKLSVKQEDVVIRGHSLECRINAEDPSNFLPSPGKIKHFHAPGGNGVRVDSHLYSGYSVPPNYDSLIGKLITYGATREEAMARMRNALDEIVVDGIKTNIPLHRDLVRDEGFCKGGVNIHYLEKKLGMDKH; this is encoded by the coding sequence ATGTTGGAAAAAGTACTGATCGCAAACCGCGGTGAAATCGCCCTGCGGATCTTGCGAGCCTGCAAAGAGCTGGGAATCAAGACCGTCGCGGTTCATTCCACCGCCGACCGCGAACTGATGCACCTGGCCCTGGCCGACGAGTCTGTCTGCATCGGCCCGGCCCTTGCGACCCATTCGTACCTGCACATCCCGGCCATCATTGCCGCAGCCGAGGTGACCGGCGCGACAGCGATCCATCCCGGCTATGGTTTTCTGGCCGAGAACGCCGACTTCGCCGAACAGGTGGAGAAGTCCGGTTTTGCCTTCGTTGGCCCCAGAGCCGAAACCATTCGCCTGATGGGCGACAAGGTATCGGCCAAGGATGCGATGAAGAAGGCCGGCGTACCGACCGTTCCAGGCTCCGACGGCCCCCTGCCCGAAGACGAGAAAGCCGCTCTGGCGATCGCCCGGGAAGTGGGCTATCCGGTCATTATCAAGGCGGCTGGCGGCGGCGGTGGTCGCGGCATGCGCGTGGTCTATGAGGAAGCGGACCTCATCAAGTCGGCCAAGCTGACCCGCACCGAGGCTGGCGCGGCATTCGGCAACCCGATGGTCTACCTGGAAAAATTCCTGGGCAATCCGCGCCATGTGGAAGTCCAGGTCCTGTCGGACGGCCAGGGCAATGCGATTCACCTGGGCGACCGGGACTGCTCGCTTCAGCGCCGCCACCAGAAGGTGCTCGAAGAGGCACCAGCGCCTTACATCGACGAGAAGGCCCGCGCCGAAGTACTCAAGCGCTGCACCGACGCCTGCGTCGAGATCGGTTATCGCGGAGCCGGCACATTCGAATTCCTTTACGAAGACGGCCGCTTCTACTTCATCGAGATGAATACCCGCGTGCAGGTCGAACACCCAGTCACCGAAATGGTGACCGGCGTGGATATCGTCAAGGAGATGCTCAGCATCGCCGCCGGCAACAAGCTGTCGGTCAAGCAGGAAGACGTCGTCATTCGCGGCCATTCCCTGGAGTGCCGGATCAACGCCGAAGACCCGTCGAACTTCCTGCCCAGCCCGGGCAAGATCAAGCACTTCCATGCGCCAGGTGGCAATGGCGTGCGGGTCGACTCGCACCTGTACAGCGGCTATTCGGTACCGCCGAACTACGACTCGCTGATCGGCAAGCTGATCACTTATGGCGCCACTCGCGAAGAAGCCATGGCGCGCATGCGCAATGCCCTGGATGAGATCGTCGTGGACGGCATCAAGACCAACATTCCGTTGCACCGGGATCTGGTCCGTGACGAGGGCTTCTGCAAGGGCGGTGTGAATATCCATTACCTGGAGAAGAAACTGGGTATGGACAAGCACTGA
- a CDS encoding protein-disulfide reductase DsbD, giving the protein MRRLLSLLILLFALPAAAGLFDNRPSATLGGLNNSADFLPVREAFRLSLVSTTPEQLKLRFVAEPGYYLYRHRFQFKANDASVVVGNAKLPVGEQKNDEYFGEVEVYYGVLDVELPLQNPDNRPFTLQVTYQGCADKGLCYPPETESFQIGDPPKPATPLTDANGAPNDDTALSWRSVALFFLAGLGLTFTPCVLPMLPILSGVVLRGQTGSVRSFLLSLAYVLPMAGGFAVLGALMGIFGAELNLQARLQSPWILVPFALFFVAFALAMFGLYELRLPQVLSHRLDRLAGSAKGGSFIGAALLGTVSSLLVSPCVSAPLAGALLYISASGDALGGGLKLFALGLGMGTPLILFATGGSALLPRSGPWMVSVRNIFGVLLLAVAVWMLERVLPGPIALALWGLLAAGAALFLGTLEFTPKTSRQKLAQLLGLALMVYALSAWVGALQGGSDPLRPLPRPVSVAGASGVSEGWHTIATPAELDAQLDAARAAGQPLMLDWYADWCISCKVIEREVFADPQIAPRLADYRLIRFDITDSNPEQRALLDRYKLFGPPAILFFGRSGQELTEVRVVGEIDASQFAERLDRARSSL; this is encoded by the coding sequence ATGCGCCGTTTGCTGAGTCTGCTGATCCTGCTGTTCGCCCTTCCCGCCGCTGCGGGCCTGTTCGATAACCGGCCAAGCGCCACCCTGGGCGGGTTGAACAACAGTGCGGATTTTCTTCCGGTGCGCGAGGCCTTCCGCCTGAGCCTGGTAAGCACGACGCCAGAACAGCTCAAGCTGCGCTTCGTTGCAGAGCCGGGCTATTACCTGTACCGCCATCGCTTTCAGTTCAAGGCTAACGATGCGAGCGTGGTGGTGGGTAATGCCAAGCTGCCCGTCGGCGAGCAGAAGAACGACGAGTATTTCGGCGAGGTCGAGGTCTACTACGGCGTGCTCGACGTCGAACTGCCCTTGCAGAATCCCGATAATCGACCCTTTACGTTGCAGGTCACATACCAGGGCTGCGCCGACAAGGGCCTGTGTTATCCGCCTGAAACCGAATCATTCCAGATTGGCGACCCACCCAAGCCCGCCACGCCACTCACCGACGCCAACGGCGCGCCCAATGACGACACCGCGTTGTCCTGGCGCTCGGTGGCGCTGTTCTTCCTCGCCGGGCTGGGCCTGACCTTCACACCGTGCGTACTGCCCATGCTGCCCATTCTCTCCGGCGTGGTACTCCGCGGGCAGACCGGCAGCGTTCGCAGCTTCCTGCTATCGCTCGCGTATGTCCTGCCCATGGCCGGAGGCTTCGCCGTGCTGGGGGCGCTGATGGGCATATTCGGCGCCGAGCTGAATCTGCAGGCGCGTTTGCAATCGCCCTGGATCCTCGTTCCCTTCGCGCTGTTCTTCGTCGCCTTTGCCCTCGCCATGTTCGGCCTGTACGAACTGCGTTTGCCTCAGGTATTGAGCCATCGCCTCGATCGTCTGGCAGGCAGCGCGAAAGGCGGCTCGTTCATCGGTGCCGCGCTGCTGGGAACCGTGTCCAGCCTGCTGGTTTCACCCTGCGTCTCAGCGCCGCTGGCAGGCGCACTGCTTTACATCAGCGCCAGTGGCGATGCCCTGGGCGGCGGCCTGAAGCTGTTTGCCCTCGGCCTTGGCATGGGCACGCCGCTTATCCTGTTCGCAACCGGCGGCAGCGCACTGCTGCCCAGGAGCGGCCCGTGGATGGTCTCGGTACGCAATATCTTTGGCGTACTGCTGCTGGCGGTGGCGGTATGGATGCTCGAGCGTGTCCTGCCAGGCCCTATCGCGCTCGCCCTGTGGGGCTTGCTTGCAGCCGGTGCCGCACTGTTCCTCGGCACGTTGGAGTTCACCCCCAAGACCTCGCGGCAGAAACTTGCCCAACTGCTCGGCCTGGCCCTGATGGTCTACGCGCTGAGCGCCTGGGTCGGCGCGTTGCAGGGCGGGTCCGATCCACTGCGTCCACTGCCGCGCCCGGTCTCGGTTGCCGGCGCGAGCGGTGTCAGCGAAGGCTGGCACACCATCGCCACGCCAGCCGAACTCGACGCCCAGCTCGACGCGGCGCGCGCAGCCGGGCAACCGCTGATGCTCGACTGGTATGCAGACTGGTGCATCAGTTGCAAAGTGATCGAACGCGAGGTATTCGCCGATCCGCAAATCGCACCACGCCTGGCGGACTACCGTCTGATTCGCTTCGACATCACCGACAGCAATCCCGAGCAGCGTGCCCTTCTTGACCGCTACAAACTCTTCGGGCCTCCGGCGATTCTGTTCTTTGGACGGTCCGGGCAGGAACTGACCGAGGTACGGGTCGTCGGGGAAATCGACGCGAGCCAGTTCGCTGAACGACTGGACCGCGCCCGGTCATCCCTCTAG